Proteins co-encoded in one Cucurbita pepo subsp. pepo cultivar mu-cu-16 chromosome LG15, ASM280686v2, whole genome shotgun sequence genomic window:
- the LOC111811767 gene encoding uncharacterized protein LOC111811767, whose amino-acid sequence MVKIPVNVRNTGEDDLLCGTASFSDVFFRFLEEGEMSSGNYCTSGDRNGYPDDEEDGNSCDLEESRAFWISQDELLQATLRRTSSIESRIRRATAEILREMNIESTICKCGTSPAGGCRSCWQREICNRMRIASFNCAVCKSKWKSASDIPSGEHSYLEVVDNSSSRRGEIRVVIELNFRAEFEMARASEEYNKLIRRLPEVFVGKSERLWSLIKILCAAAKRCTKEKKMHLAPWRKQKYMQSKWLGRRERAAETSADLPVNFSDRPAKSKASMLTFDLLDNLAGLHCSAVEVV is encoded by the exons ATGGTGAAGATCCCGGTAAATGTACGGAATACCGGTGAGGATGACTTGTTGTGTGGAACGGCGAGCTTTTCCGATGTATTTTTTAGGTTTCTAGAGGAAGGTGAGATGTCGTCGGGAAATTACTGTACATCTGGTGACCGGAATGGTTACCCTGACGACGAAGAGGATGGAAACTCCTGCGATTTGGAAGAGAGTAGGGCGTTTTGGATCTCTCAAGATGAACTTCTTCAG GCGACGTTACGGAGAACGAGTTCGATTGAGTCGAGAATCCGCCGAGCGACGGCGGAGATTCTGAGGGAAATGAACATAGAGTCGACGATATGTAAGTGCGGGACGTCGCCGGCAGGAGGCTGCCGGAGTTGTTGGCAGAGAGAGATCTGTAATCGGATGCGAATCGCCAGTTTCAATTGCGCGGTGTGCAAATCGAAATGGAAAAGCGCATCTGACATTCCATCAG GCGAACATTCGTATTTGGAAGTTGTGGACAATTCGAGTTCGAGAAGAGGCGAAATTCGCGTGGTGATCGAGCTCAATTTTAGGGCAGAGTTCGAGATGGCGAGAGCGAGTGAAGAATACAACAAATTAATCAGGCGATTACCGGAGGTATTCGTCGGGAAATCAGAGCGATTATGGTCTCTGATTAAGATCCTATGCGCGGCGGCGAAGAGGTGCACtaaggagaagaagatgcatCTGGCTCCATGGAGGAAACAGAAATACATGCAATCGAAGTGGCTAGGGAGGAGGGAGAGGGCGGCGGAGACGTCGGCGGATCTGCCGGTGAATTTCTCGGACCGGCCGGCAAAGTCGAAGGCGTCGATGCTAACATTCGATCTGCTAGACAATTTGGCTGGCCTGCATTGCAGCGCAGTTGAAGTTGTTTGA